In Arthrobacter sp. PAMC25284, a single genomic region encodes these proteins:
- a CDS encoding ABC transporter permease, with translation MILGITLLVFFVLQAAPGDQADSALGEGASNEAKEQYRQENGLNDPLFVQYVRFLGKLLQFDLGVTTPPAKSVASMIGSAFPLTLQLTFLGVMIAVVLSLVFGVLGALYRDKWQDQAIRVFSIAAIATPSFWLGILLIQWFALGANPMFPSGGLAAPEAGFGGWLNSMALPALALAIPVSASLIRVVRTSMVEELDRDYVRTAIGNGVPYREVVARNVLRNALVTPVTVLGLRVGYLLGGAVVIEMIFALPGMGQLILNGITSLDVNLVQGVVLTISVTFVLVNIVVDLLYLLINPRIRTV, from the coding sequence ATGATCCTGGGCATTACCCTGCTCGTCTTTTTCGTCCTGCAGGCCGCTCCCGGCGATCAGGCAGACTCGGCCCTCGGCGAGGGCGCCAGTAACGAAGCCAAAGAGCAGTACCGACAGGAAAACGGCCTCAACGACCCCCTGTTCGTGCAGTACGTCAGGTTCCTCGGGAAGCTGCTGCAGTTCGACCTCGGGGTCACGACGCCGCCGGCGAAGTCCGTGGCGTCGATGATCGGCTCCGCCTTCCCACTGACCCTCCAGCTCACCTTCCTGGGCGTTATGATCGCCGTCGTGCTCTCCCTGGTCTTCGGAGTCCTGGGCGCCCTGTACCGGGACAAGTGGCAGGACCAGGCGATCCGGGTCTTCTCCATCGCCGCGATCGCTACGCCGTCGTTCTGGCTCGGTATTCTGCTCATCCAGTGGTTCGCGCTTGGCGCCAATCCGATGTTCCCCTCCGGTGGCCTTGCAGCGCCGGAAGCCGGCTTCGGCGGGTGGCTAAACTCGATGGCCCTCCCCGCCCTCGCGCTGGCCATCCCGGTGTCCGCGTCGCTGATCCGCGTCGTGCGGACCTCGATGGTGGAAGAACTGGACCGCGACTACGTCCGCACCGCCATCGGCAACGGCGTGCCCTACCGCGAAGTTGTCGCCAGGAATGTACTGCGCAACGCCCTTGTCACGCCCGTGACCGTCCTCGGCCTGCGCGTGGGCTACCTGTTGGGCGGCGCCGTCGTCATCGAAATGATCTTCGCTCTGCCCGGCATGGGCCAGCTGATCCTCAACGGCATCACCAGCCTCGACGTCAACCTCGTCCAGGGCGTCGTATTGACCATCTCCGTCACCTTCGTCCTGGTCAACATCGTGGTGGACCTTCTCTACCTGCTCATCAACCCCCGAATCAGGACGGTATAG
- a CDS encoding dihydrodipicolinate synthase family protein codes for MTTVATRYQGIIPPVVTPRTADGAIDVPSLENVTRHLLDGGVSGLFVLGSSGEVTHMTNAERDTVVTTVAGVNAGQVPVIVGAVEQTTNRVIEEARRVISLGADAIVATSLYYAISNAQENNTHFRSIHAAVDVPMFAYDVPVRTHFKLPTDLLVELGRDGIIAGVKDSSGDDVSFRQLLLAARNIPNFDIFTGHEVVVDGALLGGAQGVVPGLGNVDPAGYRRIYDAAVAGDWAKAAAEQDRMADVFEIVYTPKAGRMSGNAAGLGAFKTALQLMGIIKTNVMSAPMLSLDEDETAAVKVILARNGLI; via the coding sequence GTGACTACCGTCGCTACCCGTTACCAGGGAATCATCCCTCCCGTTGTCACCCCCCGCACTGCAGATGGAGCCATCGACGTCCCGTCGCTGGAGAACGTAACGCGGCACCTGCTCGACGGCGGCGTGTCCGGCCTGTTCGTGCTCGGATCCTCCGGGGAGGTCACCCACATGACCAACGCTGAGCGCGACACCGTGGTGACGACTGTCGCCGGCGTGAACGCCGGCCAGGTACCTGTGATCGTGGGCGCCGTCGAACAGACCACCAACCGCGTCATCGAGGAGGCCCGTCGCGTGATCTCCCTCGGTGCCGACGCGATCGTGGCCACGAGCCTGTACTACGCGATCTCAAACGCCCAGGAGAACAACACGCACTTCCGCAGCATCCACGCGGCCGTGGACGTCCCCATGTTCGCCTACGACGTCCCGGTCCGTACCCACTTCAAGCTGCCCACGGACCTCCTGGTCGAGCTCGGCCGGGACGGCATTATCGCTGGCGTCAAGGACTCCTCCGGCGACGACGTCTCCTTCCGCCAGCTGCTGCTGGCCGCCCGGAACATCCCCAACTTCGATATCTTCACCGGCCACGAAGTAGTGGTCGACGGCGCGCTGCTGGGCGGCGCCCAGGGTGTCGTCCCGGGTCTGGGCAACGTTGATCCGGCCGGCTACCGCCGCATCTACGACGCCGCGGTCGCCGGCGACTGGGCCAAGGCCGCCGCCGAACAGGACCGGATGGCCGATGTCTTCGAAATCGTCTACACGCCGAAGGCGGGCCGCATGTCCGGCAACGCCGCCGGCCTGGGCGCCTTCAAGACCGCGCTCCAGCTGATGGGCATCATCAAGACCAATGTCATGAGCGCCCCGATGCTGTCCCTGGACGAGGACGAGACCGCTGCGGTCAAGGTCATTCTGGCGCGCAACGGCCTGATCTAA
- a CDS encoding ROK family protein, with amino-acid sequence MQHVIGIDLGGTKTAAAVVAADGTVLYPAQTPTRNRDGGEAILAATAGLIRSLRAQAAADGIDVTAVGIGAAGVINAGTGTVVSATDAILGWTGTDIRHRLGDLTGLAVSVVNDVHAHAIGEAWLGAAAGSKSSLMVAFGTGVGGSFILDGHPVLGHRFVGGHVGHIASPYAYHDGAALACSCGHAGHVEAIASGPAIHASFRRFGGPSSVPDTRAVFDLARVGDSAAHQAIAAGAAAAGQAVGGLANILDPEVIVVSGGLADAGAAWWDPMVAAARRELLAPLAGIPVHRAKLGNTAAIVGAAHLVLKQPPIL; translated from the coding sequence ATGCAGCACGTAATAGGCATTGACCTTGGCGGAACCAAGACGGCGGCCGCAGTCGTCGCCGCGGACGGCACCGTCCTGTACCCGGCCCAGACACCCACGCGCAACCGCGACGGCGGCGAGGCCATCCTTGCCGCCACCGCCGGATTAATCCGCTCCCTGCGGGCGCAGGCGGCCGCCGACGGGATCGACGTAACGGCCGTGGGCATCGGGGCCGCCGGGGTGATCAATGCCGGGACCGGGACCGTCGTCTCAGCCACCGACGCCATCCTTGGCTGGACCGGTACGGATATCCGCCACCGGCTGGGTGACCTCACCGGGCTGGCCGTGTCCGTGGTCAACGATGTCCACGCCCACGCCATCGGCGAGGCGTGGCTGGGGGCCGCCGCCGGTAGCAAGTCTTCGCTGATGGTGGCGTTCGGTACCGGCGTCGGCGGAAGCTTTATCCTCGACGGCCACCCCGTCCTGGGGCACCGTTTCGTGGGCGGCCACGTCGGCCACATCGCCTCACCCTATGCGTACCACGACGGTGCCGCGCTGGCGTGTTCCTGCGGCCACGCCGGGCACGTCGAAGCCATCGCTTCGGGCCCCGCAATCCACGCCAGCTTCCGTCGCTTTGGCGGTCCTTCGTCCGTCCCGGATACCCGCGCCGTCTTTGACCTGGCCCGGGTTGGCGACTCGGCCGCGCACCAGGCCATTGCCGCCGGCGCAGCCGCCGCCGGCCAGGCTGTGGGCGGGCTGGCCAATATCCTTGACCCGGAAGTGATTGTGGTTTCCGGCGGCCTCGCGGACGCCGGAGCCGCCTGGTGGGATCCGATGGTGGCGGCCGCACGCCGTGAGCTGCTGGCTCCCCTGGCCGGCATCCCGGTGCACCGCGCCAAGCTGGGGAATACGGCCGCCATCGTGGGCGCGGCGCACCTTGTCCTGAAGCAGCCCCCGATCCTCTGA
- a CDS encoding dipeptide/oligopeptide/nickel ABC transporter permease/ATP-binding protein, giving the protein MRSKLAERLSAPGLRFKSLPWASRFALLFLIAIVLAAVFAPVIAPHDPLETFIPAQAPGAEHLFGTDRLGRDILSRILFGAQSSLMIGLGAVALAILAGALLGAFAATSSKAVNELIMRLMDILMAFPGIALAAVLLAAFGNSVPTIIVAIAIIYTPQLARVVRANVLAQYGEDYVRAERVMGAGRFYILGKHIVRNTAAPVLVFATVMVADAIILEASLSFLGAGVQDPAPSWGNVISYGRNLVLSGGWWATTFAGLTILLTVLALNILAEGLTDAMVNPKLRRAPSVKDDDGSSAAVAVTAVDAEIGTSVAQPSFVEVHELDGVRAAGRRSRTGSGNGTGGDYESAASGDPQNSTDPHALLDQELRLLAAVEAGRTDRLPQVPAGARTVLEVKNLSIHFPTRFGETAIVDNVSFTVREGETMGLVGESGCGKSISSLAIMGLLPKTARISGSILFDGKELLDSATGHSSAKAYEGLRGEQIAMVYQDALSSLNPSMKIKEQMLQLTRRGGRKTPAELLEMVKLDPVRTLASYPHELSGGQRQRVLIAMALSRSPKIVVADEPTTALDVTVQKQVVDLLNELREQLGFAMVFVSHDLALVASLAHRVTVMYAGQVVESAQASELLQNPRHEYTRGLLGAVLSIEADAERLHQIPGTVPSPADFATGDRFASRSLRADANPDQPLVLTAVGGDTDHYWASHLKEDSK; this is encoded by the coding sequence ATGCGTAGCAAGCTCGCCGAGCGGCTGAGTGCCCCGGGCCTCCGCTTCAAATCACTGCCCTGGGCTTCCCGGTTCGCCCTGCTGTTCCTCATCGCCATTGTTCTTGCGGCCGTCTTCGCCCCGGTCATCGCACCGCACGATCCCCTGGAGACCTTTATTCCGGCGCAGGCACCGGGCGCCGAACACCTGTTCGGCACGGACCGGCTCGGCCGCGACATTCTCTCCCGCATCCTCTTTGGGGCGCAGTCATCGCTCATGATTGGCTTGGGCGCCGTCGCCCTCGCGATCCTGGCGGGCGCCCTGCTCGGTGCCTTCGCGGCGACCTCCAGCAAGGCCGTCAATGAGCTCATCATGCGTCTCATGGACATCCTGATGGCGTTTCCCGGGATCGCGCTGGCCGCTGTCCTGCTGGCCGCTTTCGGCAACTCGGTGCCCACCATCATCGTGGCCATCGCCATCATCTACACCCCGCAACTGGCCCGCGTGGTCCGCGCCAACGTCCTCGCCCAGTACGGCGAGGACTACGTCCGCGCCGAACGCGTGATGGGAGCCGGCCGTTTCTACATCCTGGGCAAGCACATTGTCCGCAACACGGCCGCGCCGGTCCTCGTCTTCGCCACCGTGATGGTGGCCGACGCCATCATCCTCGAAGCGTCGCTGTCGTTCCTGGGCGCCGGTGTGCAGGACCCCGCCCCGTCGTGGGGCAACGTCATCTCCTACGGCCGCAACCTGGTCCTCTCCGGCGGCTGGTGGGCCACCACCTTCGCTGGCCTGACCATCCTGCTGACCGTCCTCGCACTGAACATCCTCGCCGAGGGCCTCACCGACGCCATGGTGAACCCCAAACTGCGCAGGGCGCCGTCGGTCAAGGACGACGACGGCTCGTCCGCCGCTGTCGCCGTTACCGCCGTCGACGCCGAAATCGGCACATCGGTCGCCCAGCCTTCCTTCGTCGAGGTGCACGAACTCGACGGCGTCCGGGCCGCCGGCCGCCGTTCGCGGACCGGTTCCGGGAACGGAACCGGTGGGGACTACGAATCCGCGGCCTCCGGTGATCCGCAGAACTCGACCGACCCGCATGCCCTGCTGGACCAGGAGCTCCGGCTTCTCGCTGCCGTCGAGGCCGGGCGCACGGACCGCCTGCCCCAGGTCCCGGCCGGCGCCCGCACGGTCCTGGAAGTCAAGAACCTCTCCATTCACTTCCCCACCCGCTTCGGCGAAACCGCCATCGTGGACAACGTCTCCTTCACCGTCCGGGAAGGCGAGACCATGGGCCTTGTGGGAGAGTCCGGCTGCGGCAAATCCATCAGCTCGCTGGCCATCATGGGGCTGCTGCCCAAAACCGCCCGCATTTCCGGCTCCATCCTGTTCGACGGCAAGGAACTGTTGGATTCCGCGACGGGCCACAGCAGTGCGAAGGCGTACGAAGGCCTCCGCGGGGAACAGATCGCGATGGTCTACCAGGACGCGCTGAGCTCCCTGAACCCGTCCATGAAGATCAAGGAGCAGATGCTCCAGCTCACCCGGCGCGGCGGCCGCAAGACACCGGCCGAGCTGCTGGAGATGGTCAAACTCGATCCCGTCCGGACGCTGGCCAGCTACCCGCATGAGCTCTCCGGCGGACAGCGCCAGCGCGTCCTGATAGCGATGGCACTGTCCCGGTCGCCCAAGATCGTAGTGGCCGATGAGCCGACCACAGCCCTGGACGTCACCGTCCAGAAGCAGGTGGTTGACCTGCTCAACGAACTACGTGAACAGCTCGGCTTCGCCATGGTCTTCGTCAGCCATGACCTCGCACTCGTGGCGTCCCTGGCACACCGTGTGACCGTGATGTACGCCGGCCAGGTCGTCGAATCGGCACAGGCTTCGGAGCTCCTGCAGAACCCCAGGCACGAGTACACCCGGGGCCTCCTGGGCGCCGTCCTTTCCATCGAGGCCGACGCCGAGCGCCTGCACCAGATCCCCGGCACTGTGCCGTCGCCCGCCGACTTCGCCACGGGCGACCGCTTCGCATCCCGCTCCCTGCGGGCCGACGCCAATCCTGATCAGCCGTTGGTCCTCACCGCTGTCGGCGGCGATACCGACCACTATTGGGCGAGCCATTTGAAGGAGGACTCGAAGTGA